A genomic window from Candidatus Kouleothrix ribensis includes:
- a CDS encoding energy-coupling factor transporter ATPase has product MLDVQNLSFAYNAERPDAIVALREVSLRVAPGELVAIIGHNGSGKSTLAKLLAAILEPTSGSIMIDDIASTPEHVWEIRRRVGMVFQRPDDQLIANTVIDDVAFGPENLGLPRDQIELRVRESLTALGMFDMRHAQISELSGGEKQRVAIAGVLAMQPNYLILDEPTTMIVPALARKLIGLAHELRDRLGLAVLHITHFMHEIVGFDRVLVMDGGRVLMQGTPREIFARADELRAIGLAAPLVTQLGRRLRARGLDLPATILTAPELAAALAPLAPNADSADGRRQAADGGQAADSADGRGQAADGALLAGGSPPAALAPSEPEAQHSVLDDQPATRNPQPATLLDVRDLHFTYLAGTPLAQPALRGVSCVLYEGETLAILGGTQAGKSTLIEFFNALRVPPPGRVFFEGQDVGAPKFDLNQLRQSVGMVFQQPESQLFEETVGKDVSYVPRRKGLAPAASRAIVERVLTEVGLDYETFRLRYIYALSGGQKRRVAIAGALAAEPRVLILDEPVAGLDPRGRAELAALITELTRRDGLTVVLVGNAVDELAELADRAIVLHDGQVALEGPLRALLRRADELHALGLELSEPAEIALALRPIIPDLPTDLLSLDQLEAALVERLPQHVLKG; this is encoded by the coding sequence ATGCTCGACGTTCAGAACCTCTCGTTCGCCTATAATGCCGAGCGCCCCGACGCGATTGTGGCGCTGCGCGAGGTGAGCCTGCGCGTCGCGCCGGGCGAGCTGGTGGCGATCATCGGCCATAACGGCAGCGGCAAGAGCACGCTGGCCAAGCTGCTGGCGGCGATCCTCGAGCCAACCAGCGGCTCGATCATGATCGACGATATCGCTTCTACGCCTGAGCATGTATGGGAGATCCGCCGCCGCGTCGGGATGGTGTTCCAGCGCCCCGACGACCAGCTGATCGCCAACACGGTGATCGACGACGTGGCCTTCGGCCCCGAGAACCTGGGCCTGCCACGCGATCAGATCGAGCTGCGCGTGCGCGAGTCGCTCACCGCGCTGGGTATGTTCGACATGCGCCACGCCCAGATCAGCGAGCTTTCGGGCGGCGAGAAGCAGCGTGTGGCGATTGCCGGTGTGCTGGCAATGCAGCCGAACTACCTGATCCTCGACGAGCCGACCACGATGATCGTGCCGGCGCTGGCGCGTAAGCTGATCGGGCTGGCCCACGAGCTGCGCGACCGGCTTGGCCTGGCGGTGCTGCATATCACCCATTTCATGCACGAGATCGTCGGGTTCGACCGCGTGCTGGTGATGGACGGCGGGCGCGTGCTTATGCAGGGAACCCCGCGCGAGATCTTCGCCCGCGCCGACGAGCTGCGCGCGATCGGTCTGGCCGCGCCGCTGGTGACTCAGCTGGGCCGCCGGCTGCGCGCGCGCGGCCTGGATCTGCCCGCTACCATCCTTACCGCGCCCGAGCTGGCCGCAGCGCTCGCGCCCCTTGCCCCAAACGCAGACAGCGCCGACGGCAGGCGGCAGGCGGCAGACGGAGGGCAGGCGGCAGACAGCGCCGACGGCAGGGGGCAGGCGGCAGATGGAGCACTCCTGGCCGGCGGCTCGCCACCCGCCGCGCTCGCGCCTTCGGAGCCAGAAGCGCAGCACTCAGTGCTCGACGATCAACCCGCAACCCGCAACCCGCAACCCGCAACATTACTCGACGTGCGCGACCTGCATTTCACCTACCTGGCCGGCACGCCGCTGGCCCAACCGGCGCTGCGCGGCGTTTCGTGTGTGCTGTACGAAGGCGAGACGCTCGCGATTCTGGGTGGTACGCAGGCTGGTAAGAGCACGCTGATCGAGTTCTTCAACGCGCTGCGCGTGCCGCCGCCGGGGCGAGTGTTCTTTGAAGGCCAGGACGTGGGCGCGCCAAAGTTCGATCTGAACCAGCTGCGCCAGAGCGTCGGCATGGTCTTCCAGCAGCCCGAAAGCCAACTGTTCGAAGAGACCGTCGGCAAAGATGTGTCGTACGTGCCGCGCCGCAAGGGCCTGGCGCCAGCCGCGTCGCGCGCGATCGTCGAACGAGTGCTCACCGAGGTCGGGCTCGACTACGAAACCTTTCGGCTGCGCTATATCTACGCGCTCAGCGGCGGCCAGAAGCGGCGCGTGGCCATCGCCGGGGCGCTGGCAGCCGAGCCGCGCGTGCTGATCCTCGACGAGCCGGTGGCCGGGCTCGACCCGCGCGGCCGGGCCGAGCTGGCGGCGCTGATCACCGAGCTGACCCGCCGCGACGGCCTGACGGTGGTGCTGGTGGGCAATGCCGTAGACGAGCTGGCCGAGCTGGCCGACCGCGCGATCGTGCTGCACGACGGCCAGGTGGCGCTAGAGGGGCCGCTGCGCGCGCTGCTGCGCCGCGCCGACGAGCTGCACGCGCTGGGCCTCGAGCTGAGCGAGCCGGCCGAGATTGCGCTGGCGTTGCGGCCGATCATTCCTGACCTGCCGACCGATTTGCTGAGCCTCGATCAACTTGAGGCCGCGCTGGTCGAGCGGCTACCGCAGCATGTATTGAAAGGGTAG
- a CDS encoding Fumble domain-containing protein, with translation MDAAIDFGISNIDAVARVDGVLRRWTQPTNGAPTPELVRQIMAHGGTDLAALGRLAVTGGRHHELPERLGACQVLSVGEVPAIGRGGQAMAELMGADPDVPTLVVSAGSGTAVVSARGREYAHITGSGVGGGTLLGLARLLVGTIDPGEIDRLARVGDPNGADLSLGDVVGGPIGRLPASATAVNFGRLARHAAEVRREDLAAALVTLVGQVIAVTAINAARAQQLERVVVIGHLTDMPSVRGVLEQVGDYYGMRLTLPADAGYGTALGALYSFAG, from the coding sequence ATGGACGCAGCAATCGACTTTGGTATTAGCAATATCGACGCGGTGGCGCGCGTGGATGGCGTGCTACGGCGCTGGACGCAGCCGACTAACGGCGCGCCTACGCCCGAGCTGGTGCGCCAGATCATGGCCCATGGCGGCACCGACCTGGCCGCGCTCGGCCGGCTGGCCGTGACTGGCGGGCGCCACCACGAGCTGCCTGAGCGGCTGGGCGCATGCCAGGTGCTGAGCGTGGGCGAGGTGCCGGCGATCGGGCGCGGTGGCCAGGCCATGGCCGAGCTGATGGGCGCCGACCCCGACGTGCCGACGCTGGTGGTGAGCGCTGGCTCGGGCACGGCGGTGGTGTCGGCGCGTGGCCGCGAGTATGCGCATATCACCGGCTCGGGCGTGGGCGGCGGCACGCTGCTGGGCCTGGCGCGCCTGCTGGTCGGCACGATCGACCCTGGTGAGATCGATCGGCTGGCACGCGTGGGCGACCCGAATGGCGCCGACCTGAGCCTGGGCGACGTGGTGGGCGGGCCGATCGGGCGCCTGCCGGCCAGCGCCACCGCCGTGAACTTCGGCCGGCTGGCCCGGCATGCCGCCGAGGTGCGCCGCGAAGACCTGGCCGCCGCGCTGGTGACGCTGGTCGGCCAGGTGATCGCCGTCACCGCGATCAATGCCGCGCGCGCGCAGCAGCTCGAGCGTGTGGTGGTGATTGGCCACCTGACCGACATGCCCAGCGTGCGCGGCGTGCTCGAGCAGGTGGGCGACTACTATGGCATGCGCCTGACTCTGCCGGCCGACGCCGGCTACGGCACCGCGCTCGGCGCGTTGTATTCGTTCGCAGGGTAG
- a CDS encoding energy-coupling factor transporter transmembrane protein EcfT, with product MAVEFSRDVTFGQYLNLRSPIHRLDPRTKMLAVAALMLATFLSRSSFAAYGVLLVAAALIQVVSRVPLSYTLRGMRLLFNTMLIIFAFQVLFYPTPSPAGTLWSWWIMSISLDGLRQGVVLLVRVILLYYWTSTLMYTTPMMDLADGLEVICDPLKRLRVPVNELVMVAVIALKFVPLLVAELERLIKAQAARGERFDQGSLAQRARKVGGILIPLFVNALNRAEVLTTAMNARCYRGGAPGAPRRTKRRVLTARSADALALGLALAFALAAVATSRVVVV from the coding sequence ATGGCCGTCGAATTCTCCCGCGATGTGACATTTGGCCAGTACCTCAACCTGCGCTCGCCCATCCACCGGCTCGACCCGCGCACGAAGATGCTGGCAGTGGCCGCGCTCATGCTGGCGACGTTCCTGTCGCGCTCGAGCTTTGCCGCGTATGGCGTGCTGCTGGTAGCCGCCGCGCTGATCCAGGTGGTGTCGCGCGTGCCGCTGAGCTATACGCTGCGCGGTATGCGGCTGCTGTTCAACACCATGCTGATCATCTTCGCGTTTCAGGTGCTGTTCTACCCGACCCCATCGCCGGCCGGCACGCTCTGGAGCTGGTGGATCATGTCGATCTCGCTCGATGGCCTGCGCCAGGGCGTGGTGCTGCTGGTACGTGTGATCCTGCTATACTACTGGACCAGCACGCTCATGTATACTACGCCGATGATGGATCTGGCCGACGGTCTTGAAGTGATCTGCGATCCGCTCAAGCGCCTGCGCGTGCCGGTGAACGAGCTGGTGATGGTGGCGGTGATCGCGCTGAAGTTCGTGCCGCTGCTGGTAGCCGAGCTCGAGCGGCTGATCAAGGCCCAGGCCGCGCGCGGCGAGCGCTTCGACCAGGGCAGCCTGGCGCAGCGCGCGCGCAAGGTTGGCGGCATCCTCATCCCGCTGTTCGTCAATGCGCTTAATCGCGCCGAGGTGCTGACCACTGCCATGAATGCGCGCTGCTATCGCGGCGGCGCCCCCGGCGCACCACGCCGCACCAAGCGCCGCGTGCTCACCGCCCGCAGCGCCGACGCGCTGGCGCTCGGCCTGGCGCTGGCCTTCGCGCTGGCGGCTGTGGCTACCAGCCGCGTGGTGGTGGTGTAG